GGCGTTCAAGGCGCGCAACGCGCTGTCTGCCCTGACGACGCTCTCGTCGGAGGAGAAGAAGCGCGGCGTCGTGGGCGCGTCGCGCGGCAATCACGGGCAGGCGCTCGCGTGGGCAGGACAGCTTCTCGGCATTCCCGTCGTCATCTGCGTGCCGCGGGGGAACAACCCGGAGAAGAACGAGGCCATGCGCGGGTTCGGCGCGGAGGTGATCGAGGAAGGCGACGACTACGACGTCGCGGTGCAGGTCGCGGACAAGCTCGTGCGGGATCGGGGAATGACGCTCGTGCACTCGACGAACCACCCGCAGGTCATCGCGGGCGCCGCCACGATGGCGCTGGAGATGCTCGAGCAGGAGCCCGGCCTGGAAGCGATGGTCCTCGCGGTTGGCGGCGGGTCGCAGGCGGTCGGAGCGATGACGGTCGCGCGCGCCCTGCGCCCTTCGCTCACCGTCTTCGGCGTCCAGGCGGCGCGCGCCGCCGCCATTCACGACTCCTGGCACCAGCGAAAGCCGCTGACCGGCTATACCGCGAACACGTTTGCCGACGGTCTCGCGACCCGCAACGTCTACGAGCACACCTTCAGCGCGCTGCGCGAAGGGCTGGCGGGATTCGTCAAGGTCGGTGAGGCGGACTTGGCCGACGCCGTCCGCCTGCTGCTGCGCACCACCCACAACCTCGCCGAAGGGGCAGGCGCGGCGGGGCTTGCCGGCCTGCTCGCAATGCGCGAATCTCTCGCGGGGAAAGCGGTCGGAATCTCGATTTCCGGAGGAA
The window above is part of the Deltaproteobacteria bacterium genome. Proteins encoded here:
- a CDS encoding threonine/serine dehydratase, giving the protein MWPVTMEDVRSARERIRDRLPPTPLRRYAPLDEAVGYGIRVYVKHENHQPTQAFKARNALSALTTLSSEEKKRGVVGASRGNHGQALAWAGQLLGIPVVICVPRGNNPEKNEAMRGFGAEVIEEGDDYDVAVQVADKLVRDRGMTLVHSTNHPQVIAGAATMALEMLEQEPGLEAMVLAVGGGSQAVGAMTVARALRPSLTVFGVQAARAAAIHDSWHQRKPLTGYTANTFADGLATRNVYEHTFSALREGLAGFVKVGEADLADAVRLLLRTTHNLAEGAGAAGLAGLLAMRESLAGKAVGISISGGNLDLETLRRVVSREI